GCATCCCCCTTCGCGGCAACCCGCGGGAGCCCCACCTCGCTGCCGGCGCCTATCCAGATGGGGGGGGAGGGCTCCTGTCGCGGCCGCACCCCGAGATCGACCGCCTCGAGCGTGAAGTGCTGCCCGTGAAAGGTCACGCCGCGCTCGGTCCAGCAGCGCCGCACGATCTCCACCCCCTCGTCGAGCAGGGCACCCCGGTGGCGCATCGTCGTGCCGAACGCGGCGAAGTCCTTCGGCTGGTAGCCGACCCCCACACCCAGCACGAGGCGTCCGCCCGAGAGAACATCGATCAGCGCTGCCTGCTCGGCGACGTGGACCGGGTGATGCAAGGGCAGGAGCAGAACGGCCGTCCCGACCCGGATGCGCCTGGTTCGCATGGCGATCAGCCCGGCCGTCAGCAGGGGCGAGGTCAGCGCCTGCTCCTGGTGGTGCTCGCCCACGAGGCACCAGGTGAAGCCGCAGGCTTCGGCCACGGCTGCTTCCTCGCAGATCGCCTCGAACAGTACCCGGAGATCCCCGCCGCGCCTGGTGACGGACGGGTAGATCCCAAACTCCATCAGCCGCTCAGGCGAAGACCTTGATGAAGGCGGCGTAGCTGTCGAGCACGCCAAGCG
This genomic stretch from Candidatus Rokuibacteriota bacterium harbors:
- a CDS encoding LLM class flavin-dependent oxidoreductase codes for the protein MEFGIYPSVTRRGGDLRVLFEAICEEAAVAEACGFTWCLVGEHHQEQALTSPLLTAGLIAMRTRRIRVGTAVLLLPLHHPVHVAEQAALIDVLSGGRLVLGVGVGYQPKDFAAFGTTMRHRGALLDEGVEIVRRCWTERGVTFHGQHFTLEAVDLGVRPRQEPSPPIWIGAGSEVGLPRVAAKGDAWLASRVTSLATIRRWASRYRDAAQRIGRPARVFALRDAWVADTRQEAATVYERAMRDSLSQYASNEAYARQMESLLATRVAGNGPEAGDHVILGTPDDCIAQIDRWEEAQVDGLLLRFRHPGGPDQREILDAVRLFGETVIPAVNRPR